A portion of the Paenibacillus marchantiae genome contains these proteins:
- a CDS encoding SRPBCC family protein, giving the protein MESSSALPDIREQLLLHAPVEKVWGIVSTSKGLESWFMPSNLEPVEGHEFILEAGPFGKSPCKVTEVQPPRKLSFQWGKDWTLTFELTEQGQDTDFTLIHSGWDADKLTEFGQAHAIIRERMEQGWAGIVQKLAQVVGQA; this is encoded by the coding sequence ATGGAATCTTCAAGTGCATTGCCAGATATTCGGGAGCAGCTGTTGCTTCACGCGCCTGTGGAGAAAGTATGGGGGATTGTATCGACGTCAAAAGGCTTGGAATCATGGTTTATGCCAAGCAATCTAGAGCCAGTGGAAGGGCATGAATTTATACTGGAAGCTGGACCCTTCGGAAAATCACCGTGTAAAGTTACGGAAGTTCAGCCGCCACGCAAGCTGTCATTCCAATGGGGTAAGGACTGGACGCTTACGTTTGAACTGACGGAGCAAGGACAAGACACCGACTTTACCTTGATTCACAGTGGCTGGGACGCGGACAAACTGACTGAATTTGGACAGGCTCATGCCATCATTCGTGAACGGATGGAGCAGGGATGGGCTGGAATCGTGCAGAAACTGGCCCAGGTCGTTGGACAAGCGTAA
- a CDS encoding ATP-binding protein, with protein sequence MLTISFICIVVFPLGSIVQTLFTERGNPHANDGVMDLTGWNFDRQGAASLDGTWDFYPGQLLAPVDFEADVSGRKPLSKPLPIHVPSRWNGTLGEAHGYGTYHLRVRIPPRLEKNDYGIRTQNIRMAHRLFIDGKEIGGKGLPGTTENTDIQLNLPFTGFTSIEGDVADIIIQVSNYSYSSGGIVASILFGDEHSILKGQQQDWLKDLMTLFGFILPAAFFLMLFRLRRSEKELQYLGLFSLSGALYALTHGEKLLGTLLPFLPNNDILRLQLISAALAYYFLLRYMDALVPGAVHQWFVRLGVVLVLVQCTVGLTLSPVLFSMLELPMLLISLVVIGYTLRAMLHWLKKQPNDGHYVLMSMMSIFMVVVLHTVGAFTTVDTTFLALYELLLFVFAQMILTAIRFAQSFREVEALSERLLAIDSLKDEFMANTSHELRTPLHGIINIAQSMLEGAAGVVTPKQAKNLSMITSTGKRLSLLVNDILDFSKLKNGEIELKRSAVDLESVARTVVEVSGFTFEDKPVVLIQQWPPALPLVEADEDRLRQILYNLLGNAYKYTKQGEIRIYARVDGAMVTVSVADTGVGITRDKLEDIFQSYEQGNGTSERVNGGTGLGLSITRKLVELGGGTIWVESEPGEGSTFHFTLPIVQFPLLQASSRPVAAQYVSTQERRAQDTAAAMDWDETDDNLEAEHTILIVDDDPVNRQVLFNLLSTERYRVIAADSGAAALKLREEHPSIDLVITDWMMPQMSGLELCRKLRENSSLSELPILMLTARGLPEDIKMGFQAGANDFLSKPVDAGELRARVRTLIEMRTSVQEVVRTEMAFLQAQIKPHFLYNALNVIIATCAVNPDKATDLLIELSHYLRGSFDFQNRDQLVPLAKELELVESYVHLEQARFEERLVVHYDIDPDVRLYLPPLSIQPLVENAIRHGVMERAAGGTVNLGITREDEHIVIVVQDDGVGIPPERLAQVSSGRIEGPGGVGLQNINRRLLSLYGQGLEIQSHSGKGTLIRFRIPVEKKNGSK encoded by the coding sequence ATGCTCACCATTAGCTTTATATGTATTGTTGTTTTTCCTCTGGGTTCCATTGTACAAACGTTATTTACCGAGCGCGGCAACCCTCATGCGAATGATGGGGTTATGGACCTGACCGGCTGGAATTTCGATAGACAGGGGGCTGCTTCCCTGGATGGTACGTGGGATTTCTATCCGGGCCAATTGTTGGCACCCGTTGACTTTGAGGCGGATGTCTCCGGACGCAAGCCACTTTCCAAGCCTCTCCCCATCCATGTCCCATCCCGATGGAATGGAACTCTTGGAGAGGCGCACGGGTATGGAACGTATCATTTGCGTGTTCGCATTCCCCCGAGATTAGAGAAGAACGATTATGGGATACGTACTCAAAATATCCGCATGGCCCATCGTTTATTCATAGATGGCAAAGAGATTGGCGGCAAAGGGCTGCCAGGTACAACGGAAAATACCGATATTCAGCTCAATTTGCCTTTTACGGGATTTACCTCCATAGAAGGTGATGTCGCAGATATTATCATTCAGGTATCGAATTACAGCTACTCGTCTGGCGGCATTGTTGCATCCATTTTGTTCGGAGACGAGCACAGCATTCTGAAAGGCCAACAGCAGGACTGGCTCAAGGATCTGATGACACTGTTCGGATTTATTCTGCCAGCGGCCTTCTTCCTGATGCTCTTCCGGCTGCGGCGCAGTGAAAAAGAGCTTCAGTATCTGGGATTATTCAGCCTATCCGGTGCGTTGTACGCATTGACTCATGGAGAGAAGTTGCTTGGAACCCTGTTACCGTTCTTACCGAATAATGATATTCTGCGGCTGCAATTAATCAGCGCAGCTCTTGCATATTATTTCTTGCTCCGTTATATGGATGCACTGGTACCTGGAGCTGTTCATCAATGGTTTGTTCGCTTGGGTGTGGTTCTGGTACTCGTCCAATGCACGGTGGGTCTAACATTGTCTCCTGTTCTGTTCTCCATGCTGGAGCTGCCCATGCTGCTGATCTCACTCGTGGTGATTGGTTACACGCTGCGAGCCATGCTCCATTGGCTGAAAAAGCAACCGAATGACGGTCATTATGTCCTGATGAGCATGATGAGTATATTTATGGTGGTTGTGCTGCACACCGTTGGTGCTTTCACCACCGTGGATACGACATTTCTAGCACTGTATGAGCTGCTGTTATTTGTCTTTGCACAGATGATTCTAACAGCGATTCGGTTTGCACAGTCATTCCGTGAAGTTGAAGCGTTGTCTGAACGTTTGCTTGCCATCGACAGTCTCAAGGATGAGTTTATGGCGAATACGTCCCATGAACTGAGAACTCCCCTGCATGGCATCATTAATATAGCTCAATCGATGCTAGAAGGGGCGGCCGGGGTGGTCACACCCAAGCAGGCCAAAAATCTGTCCATGATCACCTCAACAGGAAAGCGGCTTTCGCTGCTGGTAAACGATATTTTGGACTTTTCCAAGCTCAAAAATGGTGAAATTGAATTAAAACGGAGTGCTGTGGACCTCGAATCCGTTGCCCGAACGGTCGTTGAAGTCTCTGGTTTTACCTTTGAAGATAAACCGGTTGTACTGATCCAGCAATGGCCTCCAGCGTTGCCGTTGGTTGAAGCGGACGAGGATCGCCTAAGGCAGATTCTGTACAACCTGCTGGGCAATGCGTATAAGTACACGAAGCAGGGTGAGATTCGTATCTATGCTCGTGTGGATGGAGCTATGGTGACGGTATCTGTCGCCGATACAGGTGTCGGTATCACCCGAGATAAACTGGAAGACATATTTCAGTCTTACGAACAGGGCAATGGAACAAGTGAGAGGGTTAACGGGGGAACTGGTCTTGGACTGAGTATCACTCGCAAACTGGTCGAGCTTGGGGGAGGGACCATCTGGGTAGAATCGGAGCCAGGTGAAGGTTCGACCTTTCATTTTACCCTGCCTATTGTGCAGTTCCCTTTGCTGCAAGCGAGTTCGAGGCCTGTTGCAGCCCAATATGTATCTACCCAAGAAAGAAGAGCGCAGGATACGGCAGCAGCAATGGATTGGGATGAGACGGATGATAATCTGGAAGCAGAGCATACCATTCTGATTGTGGACGATGATCCTGTGAATCGACAGGTATTGTTCAATCTTCTATCAACGGAACGTTACCGTGTCATTGCAGCAGATAGCGGGGCAGCTGCACTGAAGCTTCGTGAAGAACACCCCTCCATTGATCTTGTCATTACAGACTGGATGATGCCGCAAATGTCCGGGCTTGAGCTGTGTCGCAAGCTTCGTGAGAACAGTTCCTTGTCCGAGTTGCCCATTCTAATGCTGACAGCTCGTGGGCTGCCAGAGGATATCAAAATGGGATTCCAGGCAGGAGCAAATGATTTTCTGAGCAAACCTGTGGATGCAGGTGAATTGCGTGCAAGAGTACGGACGTTAATTGAGATGCGTACCTCGGTACAGGAGGTTGTTCGTACGGAAATGGCTTTCTTGCAAGCCCAGATCAAGCCGCACTTTCTATATAACGCGCTCAACGTCATCATAGCGACATGCGCCGTCAATCCGGATAAAGCGACCGATTTGCTTATTGAACTGAGTCATTACTTGCGGGGAAGTTTCGACTTCCAGAACCGCGACCAACTGGTTCCGCTGGCGAAGGAACTGGAGTTAGTGGAGTCCTATGTACATCTGGAACAAGCACGGTTCGAGGAACGTTTGGTGGTCCATTATGATATCGACCCAGATGTTCGTCTTTACCTGCCACCGCTTAGTATTCAACCGCTTGTGGAGAATGCGATTCGTCACGGAGTGATGGAGCGTGCTGCAGGGGGTACGGTTAACCTGGGCATTACCAGGGAGGATGAGCACATCGTCATTGTGGTACAGGATGATGGAGTAGGCATACCTCCTGAGCGTTTGGCTCAGGTAAGTTCAGGGCGAATCGAAGGTCCTGGAGGTGTAGGGCTACAGAATATTAATCGGCGCCTGTTGTCTTTATATGGTCAAGGGCTGGAGATTCAGAGTCATTCGGGGAAAGGAACGCTAATACGGTTTCGCATACCTGTGGAGAAGAAAAACGGTTCCAAATAA
- a CDS encoding class I SAM-dependent methyltransferase, protein MSFSYYGPLCTEVYNATKPVGQSLGGDIEFYRDYLTNCNGRILEAMSGSGRMLIPLLEAGLNVDGLDYSTDMLDSCRALCSMRELPMPELFAADLETLDLPYRYEVIIIAAGSLLLIQDRQASIKALRNLYQHLEPGGRLVLDLFLPDVTNTTSYYSGTSTVKLPDGDTITMESKDIEVNMLQQYKVSLIRYEKWRHGTLIATELQQIALRWYGVEELRMILEQIGFIDVVVYADFDSKQAPSRSDQKFVFEATRGVPSK, encoded by the coding sequence ATGTCTTTTAGTTATTATGGTCCATTATGTACCGAGGTTTATAATGCCACCAAACCCGTTGGTCAATCTCTTGGAGGCGATATTGAATTTTACCGTGATTATCTGACGAACTGCAATGGACGCATCCTGGAAGCGATGTCTGGTTCAGGTCGAATGCTAATTCCATTACTTGAGGCTGGTTTGAACGTAGACGGTCTTGATTATTCAACGGATATGCTCGATTCATGCCGTGCTCTTTGCTCCATGCGGGAATTGCCCATGCCTGAATTGTTCGCTGCTGATCTGGAGACACTTGATCTTCCTTACCGGTATGAAGTCATTATAATTGCCGCAGGCTCCCTGCTGCTTATTCAAGACAGGCAGGCTTCCATAAAGGCCCTGCGTAATCTGTATCAACATCTGGAACCGGGAGGTCGACTTGTGCTGGACCTCTTTCTACCCGATGTAACAAATACGACTTCATACTACTCAGGCACCTCGACTGTTAAATTACCGGACGGTGATACGATTACAATGGAGAGCAAAGACATCGAAGTCAATATGCTTCAGCAGTACAAAGTAAGTTTAATTCGCTATGAAAAGTGGCGCCATGGCACCCTCATAGCCACAGAACTGCAACAGATTGCATTACGTTGGTACGGTGTGGAGGAGCTGCGCATGATTCTGGAACAGATCGGTTTCATCGACGTTGTTGTATATGCTGACTTCGATTCCAAACAGGCACCTTCGCGTTCTGATCAGAAATTTGTGTTTGAAGCTACACGTGGAGTGCCCTCGAAGTGA
- a CDS encoding response regulator produces the protein MKAIVIDDEKPAQLHLERLLRSDGRITPVQCFSTARAGLDFLAKERVDVVFLDIGMPEMNGLEAAEYIQQLDSSIRIIFITAYADHAVEAFELQALDYVLKPVSSARLAKTIDRIAAGMISSSSQVAATAEVQESEAVELDIRLPGLLTFKHLDIYRSLDQEAEKHKWRTAKSQELFAFLFHHRGDWVSKEILLDKLWADVSQEKGLTHLHTSVYQIRKLLKEWNMTGKLEYNMNRYRLLSGNLVSDVEQFEQGMAYADVTSDNVDQLRDIVPLYRGDYLEEHDYRWAQAKARDLRSKYIGLVMDIAEWDMKHGRGKEAMEQLSELQEREPYAEEICRLMMRVSASMDDQQAILRIYHSFTLTLLEELGHQPEQETSRLYKDLTAK, from the coding sequence ATGAAAGCCATTGTAATCGATGACGAGAAACCGGCGCAGCTTCATCTGGAACGCCTGTTACGATCGGATGGGCGGATTACCCCCGTGCAGTGTTTTTCAACAGCCCGTGCCGGTCTGGATTTTCTGGCAAAAGAGCGTGTGGACGTTGTGTTTCTGGACATTGGCATGCCGGAAATGAATGGACTGGAAGCGGCTGAATATATACAGCAATTGGACAGCAGTATTCGCATTATATTTATAACGGCTTACGCCGATCATGCGGTTGAAGCCTTTGAACTTCAGGCGCTGGATTATGTGCTGAAGCCGGTAAGTTCAGCGAGGCTTGCCAAAACAATCGATCGCATTGCCGCAGGCATGATTTCCTCATCCTCTCAGGTTGCTGCAACCGCTGAGGTTCAGGAATCTGAGGCTGTGGAGTTGGATATCCGTTTGCCTGGATTGCTTACTTTTAAACATCTGGATATTTACAGAAGCCTGGATCAGGAAGCAGAAAAGCACAAGTGGCGCACAGCCAAATCGCAAGAACTGTTTGCTTTTTTGTTTCACCATAGAGGGGATTGGGTAAGCAAAGAGATTCTGCTCGATAAGTTGTGGGCGGATGTCTCGCAAGAGAAAGGGCTAACCCATCTGCATACTTCCGTTTATCAGATCCGTAAACTGCTGAAAGAATGGAACATGACGGGCAAGCTGGAATACAACATGAACCGCTATCGTTTGTTATCGGGTAATCTGGTGAGTGATGTAGAGCAGTTCGAGCAAGGTATGGCATACGCTGACGTTACATCAGACAATGTCGATCAACTGCGGGATATCGTCCCCCTCTACCGTGGTGACTATCTGGAGGAGCATGATTATCGCTGGGCTCAAGCCAAAGCGAGAGATCTGAGAAGTAAGTATATAGGACTGGTTATGGATATCGCGGAATGGGACATGAAGCATGGACGGGGCAAGGAAGCGATGGAGCAGTTGAGTGAACTACAGGAACGGGAGCCATATGCCGAAGAAATCTGCCGATTAATGATGAGGGTAAGTGCATCCATGGATGATCAACAAGCCATACTCAGAATATATCATTCATTTACGCTGACCCTGCTTGAGGAACTGGGACATCAACCGGAGCAGGAGACAAGCAGGCTGTATAAAGATTTAACGGCAAAGTAG